A genome region from Natronobeatus ordinarius includes the following:
- the psmA gene encoding archaeal proteasome endopeptidase complex subunit alpha has protein sequence MQGQAQQQAYDRGITIFSPDGRLYQVEYAREAVKRGTASIGIRTADGVVLAVDKRIPSPLLEDTSVEKIHKADDHVGIASAGHVADARQLIDFARRQAQVNQLRYGEPIGVETLTKTVTDHIQQYTQVGGARPFGVALIIGGIENGEPRLFETDPSGTPYEWKALAVGADRGDLQSYLEDEYDEESDLDGGITLALDALASVNEGSLLPTEVGLATVDVETESFEQFDDDRIEEYLVENDLLAEEETDE, from the coding sequence ATGCAGGGACAAGCCCAACAGCAGGCGTACGACCGCGGCATCACGATCTTCTCACCGGACGGCCGGCTCTACCAGGTGGAGTACGCCCGCGAGGCGGTCAAACGCGGGACCGCCAGTATCGGGATCCGGACGGCCGACGGCGTCGTTCTCGCCGTCGACAAGCGCATCCCCTCGCCACTGCTCGAGGACACGAGCGTCGAGAAGATTCACAAGGCAGATGACCACGTCGGCATCGCGAGTGCGGGACACGTCGCCGACGCCCGCCAGCTGATCGACTTCGCCCGCCGCCAGGCGCAGGTCAACCAGCTGCGCTACGGCGAGCCGATCGGCGTCGAAACGCTGACGAAGACCGTCACTGACCACATCCAGCAGTACACGCAGGTCGGCGGTGCTCGCCCGTTCGGTGTCGCGCTGATCATCGGCGGGATCGAAAACGGCGAACCGCGGCTGTTCGAAACCGACCCCTCGGGGACGCCCTACGAGTGGAAGGCGCTGGCCGTCGGTGCCGACCGCGGCGACCTCCAGAGCTACCTCGAGGACGAGTACGACGAGGAGTCGGACTTAGACGGCGGGATCACGCTCGCGCTCGACGCGCTGGCGTCGGTCAACGAGGGCTCGCTGCTGCCCACCGAGGTGGGGCTCGCGACGGTCGACGTCGAGACCGAGAGCTTCGAGCAGTTCGACGACGATCGGATCGAAGAGTACCTCGTCGAGAACGACCTCCTCGCGGAGGAAGAGACGGACGAATAA
- a CDS encoding Rpp14/Pop5 family protein codes for MKHLPKHLQPRWRYLAVELESWPDASVGRRSFQREVWYASQNLLGDPGSADADLTVVRFSFADATGQAIVRVRRGETEPARAAIACIDEIDGHTVGVVVHGISGTIRAAEENYLHRRGQVSEERNVVFGNEERVAVVRDGSADVRLDEAFAGATDLDYDLA; via the coding sequence ATGAAACATCTCCCGAAACACCTCCAGCCGCGCTGGCGGTACCTGGCGGTCGAACTCGAGTCCTGGCCGGACGCGAGCGTCGGCCGTCGGTCGTTCCAGCGCGAGGTCTGGTACGCGAGTCAGAATCTGCTGGGCGATCCGGGGAGCGCCGACGCGGACCTCACGGTGGTCCGCTTTTCGTTCGCCGACGCGACCGGCCAGGCGATCGTCAGGGTTCGTCGCGGGGAGACCGAACCGGCCCGGGCGGCGATCGCCTGTATCGACGAGATCGACGGCCACACCGTCGGAGTCGTCGTCCACGGTATCAGTGGCACGATCCGTGCCGCTGAAGAAAACTATTTACACCGCCGCGGGCAAGTTTCGGAGGAGAGAAACGTCGTGTTCGGGAACGAAGAGCGAGTCGCCGTCGTGCGCGATGGATCTGCAGACGTACGACTCGATGAGGCGTTCGCGGGCGCGACAGACCTCGATTACGATTTAGCGTGA
- a CDS encoding class I SAM-dependent methyltransferase, producing MKKSVEEHAARFDEKAPEYDDSKSAEYLACANLVVEHAAPGPGDVVLDLGTGTGAIALALAPDASHVVGRDVSEGMMAEARRKADEAGLENVAFGYGTFREPDYDGPVAVVTSNFAMHHLDDEEKREAIEVIASLEPRKFVLGDVMFFGEPDPDAPFYSPEVDDPATVGVLADALTDAGFSLTAVERVHDQVGVLVAERGSI from the coding sequence ATGAAAAAGAGCGTTGAGGAACACGCCGCTCGCTTCGACGAGAAGGCACCCGAGTACGACGACTCGAAGTCGGCGGAGTATCTGGCGTGTGCGAATCTCGTGGTCGAGCACGCGGCGCCCGGGCCTGGGGACGTCGTCCTCGACCTCGGTACCGGGACGGGAGCCATCGCCCTCGCACTCGCGCCCGACGCGAGCCACGTCGTCGGCCGCGACGTTAGCGAGGGAATGATGGCGGAGGCACGCCGGAAAGCCGACGAGGCGGGCCTCGAGAACGTCGCGTTCGGCTACGGGACCTTCCGCGAACCCGACTACGACGGCCCGGTCGCAGTCGTAACCTCGAACTTCGCGATGCACCACCTCGACGACGAGGAGAAACGGGAGGCGATCGAGGTGATCGCGTCCCTCGAACCCCGGAAATTCGTGCTGGGTGACGTAATGTTCTTCGGCGAGCCAGATCCCGACGCGCCCTTCTACAGCCCCGAGGTGGACGACCCGGCAACCGTCGGCGTCCTCGCGGACGCGCTCACCGACGCGGGCTTCTCGCTGACCGCTGTCGAGCGCGTCCACGATCAGGTGGGCGTGCTGGTCGCCGAGCGTGGGTCCATATGA
- a CDS encoding ribosome assembly factor SBDS — protein MISLDEAVTARLESHGARFEVLVDPDAALAIKRGEFDGELEDVIAAEDVFEDASTGDRPAENDLEKVFDTTDPLEIVPEVITQGEIQITAEQRREMQAQKRKQLIDTIARNAINPQMDNAPHPPERIENALEEAGFTVDPMQPASEQVDDALDALRPVIPIRFEEVTVAVQVSPEYAGSAQSQIRQYGDLEREEWQPDGSWIGVLTFPAGLQNDFYDLVNEITSGEAETQIVKDKDELSTR, from the coding sequence ATGATATCACTCGACGAGGCGGTAACCGCGCGGCTCGAGTCTCACGGCGCGCGCTTCGAGGTGCTCGTAGACCCCGACGCGGCGCTCGCGATCAAACGCGGCGAGTTCGACGGCGAACTCGAGGACGTGATCGCCGCCGAGGACGTCTTCGAGGATGCCTCGACCGGCGATCGACCCGCCGAGAACGACCTCGAGAAGGTGTTCGACACCACCGACCCCCTCGAGATCGTCCCCGAGGTGATCACACAGGGGGAGATCCAGATTACGGCCGAGCAGCGCCGCGAGATGCAAGCACAGAAGCGAAAACAGCTGATCGACACGATCGCGCGCAACGCGATCAACCCGCAGATGGACAACGCACCCCATCCGCCCGAGCGCATCGAGAACGCCCTCGAGGAGGCGGGCTTCACCGTCGATCCCATGCAGCCGGCCAGCGAGCAGGTCGACGACGCGCTCGACGCGCTCCGACCGGTGATTCCGATCCGGTTCGAGGAGGTGACCGTCGCCGTGCAGGTGTCACCGGAGTACGCCGGCAGCGCGCAGTCGCAGATTCGTCAGTACGGCGACTTAGAGCGAGAGGAGTGGCAACCCGACGGCTCGTGGATCGGCGTGCTCACGTTCCCCGCCGGCCTCCAGAACGACTTCTACGACCTGGTCAACGAGATCACGAGCGGGGAGGCCGAGACGCAGATCGTCAAGGACAAGGACGAACTGAGTACCCGCTGA